TCGGGGACTTTACTCCGTCAGGTGATTAATACCATCGAAACGGATGTGGATTTTAATTCATCGAGCGATCGCCATTTATTTAATGATATTTACGAAAAAATTCTGGCGGATTTACAATCTGCTGGTAATGCGGGGGAATATTATACCCCTCGTGCGGTGACGCAATTTATGGTGGATATTCTCAATCCCAAGTTAGGGGAAAGTATACTCGATCCTGCTTGTGGTACTGGTGGTTTTTTAACCTGTGCGATCGAGCATTTGAGGAAACAAGTCAGTAATGCCGATGATGAAAATTTACTGCAAGCAACTATTCATGGAGTTGAAAAGAAGCCTTTACCCCATATGTTGGCAATGACCAATATGATGTTACATGGCATCGATGTACCGACCAACATCCGTCACGATAATACTTTAAGTCGTCCTCTACGGGATTATAGTCCAGCCGAAAGAGTAGATATTATTGTGACTAATCCACCGTTTGGGGGGATGGAAGAGGATGGCATTGAAAATAATTTTCCCAAGAAATATCAAACCAGGGAAACGGCAGATTTATTTATGGGTTTGATCATGCACCTGTTGAAAAAAAATGGGGGGCGAGGTGCGGTGGTGTTACCCGATGGTTTTTTGTTTGGGGAAGGAGTGAAAACCAATCTTAAAAAGGAACTTTTAGAGAATTTTAACCTCCATACCATCGTCCGTTTACCGAAGGGGGTTTTTAGTCCCTATACAAGTATTTCGACGAATATTTTATTTTTTGAAAAGGGTAACAAGACTGAAAGTATTTGGTTTTTTGAACATCCCTATCCAGAGGGTTATAAATCCTATTCTCGGTCTAAACCCCTAACCATTCAAGAATTCGATCGCGAGAAAGCTTGGTGGAACAAGCGTCAGGTTAATGAGTATGCTTGGCAGGTTTCCACACAGGAGATTGTTGCCCGTAACTATAATTTAGATTGTAAAAATCCCCATGAGGTAGAGATCGATCGCGGAGATCCGATGGAATTAATGGCGGAATTTTTAGAGATTTCCCAGCAGGTGGAGATTCAGGATTCTCTAAAAGCTGAATTAATGGAAGCGTTGGAATAATAAAATGTTGGTTTTTCAGTTACAAATATGCTAAATAATTAATTTTTAAAGTAAAAAATAAGGGGTGGATGGTGCGGAATATGCTAATTTAGCTTGAGGTTAATAAACTATGAAAAGTTTAGAGGAAATAACCCAACTTTTACAGGTAAATCAAAAGTATTTACGGGAAAGGTTTCGAGTTTCCCAGATGCAAGTTTTTGGTTCTTATGCTAGGGGTGAACAAACAATTAATAGTGATGTAGATATTTTGATTCGTTACGATCGCCCACCAACACTTTGGATGTTAGGTGAATTACGGGATTATTTAACTGAAGTTTTGGGGGTGCGTGTGGATATCGTGACGGAAAAAGGTCTTAAGCCAAGGATTCGAGAGCGGGTTTTGGCAGAAGCGGTTAAGGTATGACAAAAAGAGATTTAATCGATTTTTTAGAAGATATTCTGGAAGCCATAGCCGAAATTAATAGTTTTGTTAAAGGTGTTGGTTTTGAAGAATTTGCGAATAATCGAGAAAAGACTTTGGCTGTGGTTAAGTTATTGGAAATAATTGGTGAGGCACCAAAAAAAATCCCCTCTGATTTACGCGAAAAGTATCCCGATATTCCTTGGCGTGCTGTAGCAGGAATGCGCGATCTTTTAGTACATGAATATTGGCAGGTTGATACGGAGGTTGTTTGGCAGACGGTGAACGAATCTCTGCCTTTATTAGCCAGGGTGATTGCTGAAATGATTCAAGATAATCGATGAGAGGGGCGATAATTTTTTTGATGAAAACCGTAGAACTGTTAGATAAGTATTTTGAAACCGCTTTTGCTGCACCAGATGGGATTAAACGCTTACGAGAATTAATTTTAACTTTGGCGATGCAGGGTAAACTCGTACCGCAAAATCCCCAAGATCGCCCCGCAAGTGAACTTTTAAAAGAGATTGAAGCGGAAAAGAAACGGTTAATAAAAGAGGGAAAGATTAAAAAGTCTAAGCCTTTACCTGAGATTACACCTGATGAAATTCCCTATGATTTGCCTGATAGTTGGGAATGGGTTAGGTTAGGAAATTTAATAGAGTTAATTTCTGGACAACATTTAACTCCAAATGAATATAACGAAAATAGAATCGGTTTTCCTTACTATACTGGTCCATCAGATTTTGGTATTAAAAATCCAGTAACTACTCGATGGACAACTATTGATAGAGCTATTGCAATTCAAGGCGATATTTTATTGGGAGTAAAAGGAAGTGTTGGTAAAATTAATCTATTTTTAGAAAAAAAAGCTGCTATTGGTCGTCAGTTAATGGCATTGCGGAGCATCAAAATTGACAGAAATTTTTTGATGTACTTTCTAGAAGGAAAATTTGAAGAGCTTAAAAATTTATCTGTAGGTATTGCTATTCCTGGAATTGGAAGACAAGACGTATTAACACGATATTTTCCACTTCCACCACTTGAAGAACAGCACCGAATAGTAGAGAAAATCGATCGCCTGATGGAATAAGTCGATCGCCTGGAAAAACTACAAACAGAACGCGATCGCAAACGTTTAATTATTCACGCAGCAGCAAGCGATCGCGTTTTAAATGCACCAGATAAAAATAGTTTTAATGATGCTTGGAATTTTATCCAAAATAACTTTAATGAACTCTATTCAGTCAAAGAAAATATCAGCGAACTCCGCAAAGCAATCCTACAACTCGCCGTAATGGGTAAACTCGTCCCTCAAAACCCCAACGATCCACCTGCAAGTGAATTACTCAAGGAAATTGAAGCAGAAAGGAGAGAATTAATTAAAGAAGGCAAAATCCCAAAACCTAAACAAGTTGAGCCAATAAAAACAGAAGAAATACCTTATTTATTGCCTAATCACTGGATATGGACAAAGGTAAAACTTATTTGTGCTGTCATCGTAGACTGTCCTCACTCAACACCTATATTTATACCTGAAGGATTATTGTGCATTGATACTAACAGTTTTAAAGCAGGATCTTTTGTTGAGCATAAATTTAGATATGTTTCCGAAAAAACTTATTTAGATAGAGTTAAACGACTTGTACCTCAAGAAAATGATATTGTTTTTGCAAGAGAAGGTAGTATCGGTGAGTCTGTCATTATTCCTCCAAAAATGCAGTGCTGTTTAGGACAAAGAGTTATGCTTTTTCGTCCAATGCAAAAAATATTTCCCAAGTATCTACAACTGCATAATTATCGCTACAAGTTCATATCTAGTTTAGAAGCAATTAGCAAATGAACTAGAAAAATATGTTAAGCGAAATTAAAGCAGAAATAATTCAACTCGCCAGTAATACCACTTTTGCTCGAAATTTAGCTTTAACATTGATTGTGGCGAGCGCTGGTATATGTAGTCTTGCCGAACTACAGAGCCAAAATACTCAAGCAGCCGAACAAGCATCGATTATCTTTGAGCCAAACTCAAGCAAAATAATTATTGATTGAATCCAAATAGATATTTAAAGATGTTTAACCAATAACCAGAAATTTATACTTCTTATTAAGTAACTAAAATCAAACGCCCGACTAACGATAGGATTTAGTATGATGTTTGATTTAATTAAGAGTTAAGAAATGAATTATCTAATTGCTGTACTACCCGATCGCTTCCAGGCAGAAGAAGCTTACACAGCGTTAGAAAAAGCAGGAATCCCCCTGAGTAAAATTGCGATCGCCGGTAGGGGTTATAGAACGGCTGACGAGCTTGGACTATACGATCCCAAGCAACAGGCAAAGAAAAAAGCCAGGTTTATGTCTTACTGGCTAGTTCCTTTTGGCTTTATTGGCGGCTATATATTTAATTTAATTACAGGATTGGATAATTTAGATTGGGCTGGAGAGCCTGGAAATCATATAGTGGGAGGAATTTTGGGTGCGCTCGGCGGCGCTATGGGTAGCGTTTTTATTGGTGGTGGCGTAGGTTGGGCTACTAGTACTGCGAGTGATACAGTTCCTTACCGAGATTATCTTGATGCAGACAAGTACCTGGTATTAGTTGAGAATTTAGGCGGTTTTGGCGATCGCGCTATTCCGATCTTGCGTCAATTAGCTCCTGAAACTATTCAAAGCTACGAGGCTTAATTGCTGAAAGAAAAAGATTTATAGTTAACCTAGGATATTAATCGGTTATTTTACGATTGCTGGCTAAATTATGAATATAATGAGTCTGAAAATTATTAATTAGTAAATATAATTCAAGACCAATGCAAAATGAATAAATCTCTTCTCATCATTGGTATTACTCTGATATTTATATTTCCTGCAAGCATAGGCGGATTTGTCTATTCATTGTTACGTAGCGAAACTGCTGAAAAGCAGACAGAAAATCCTGCCGACTCCAATTTAGAAAATAACCAATTTGAGAGTTTACCAAAAGAAAAAAATATTATCGCACCAGCACCGCCAAGCAAGAGCAACGGTGCATCAGGAATAGGCTTAGATTCAAACCAGGGTATACCTACAGGTAAATATTCTAACCCGCCAACTACCGTCAAATCCTTTGGCGACTCGGGGTTTTCTGATGCCAGTCGTCCTCCTGAAATTGATTCTAGTGTAGAACGCAATCGATTAATTCAGCAGAGTTTAGACCAGTCAATTCCTGATTACAGCACTCCCTCATCGAGCAATAACTTTAATCGCCCTCAAGAAAACAGTTTGATCGATTCTTTAGAGGATGATAGCTTTTTAGAGATTCCCGATCGCAGCAACGAAGAACCATCTATTACTTCTCCTACCACAGAGCCTTTATTGCAACCTTAAAACTTTTTATACTGACTCTTGAGCGCAGCGGTTAGTTCATCAGGTTCGCCTGAGAAATATTGGTCTGCTGAAATAAATAACCGATTAAATATAAAGAGCCACACAGCACAATCAGTTTTTCTGCGTCACTATTTTTGCTCGACTCGATAACTTCATCCAGGGCGTTTATTACATTCTGATGAGTTTGACAGTTATTTAAACTAGGACAAACCTGAGTAGCTAAAATCGCTAAGTCTTTGGGTTCAGCACTGCTATGATCTGGTACGGGAACTAAATGTAGCTCATCTTGAGGCTTCAACAATACTTCAAAAATATCTTGGTGATCTTTAGTAGATAACATTCCCATGATCCAGGTAACTGGTCGATCGATCGTGTCTAAATATTGTCTTAAAGCGATCGCGGCTGCGGGATTATGCGCTCCATCAATCAAAAGAGGCTGATTTTTCCAGGTTGTCCACTGTAATCTTCCCCACCAGCGAGTTTTATTCATGCCAGTTTGAATCGCTAGTTCGGGAATGATCCAACCCTGTTGCTGTAATATTTTAATTGTGGCGATCGCGATCGCGGAATTACTTAGCTGTACCTGTCCGAGTAAGGGTAAAGGATATTTAAGATCTTGATACTTTGCCCATCTAGTATTATTTGGCGCAGCCAGACTAATTTCTTGGGCTGGTTCGATTGAGGTGATTGGCGCATTAAGCTCTTGTGCTTTTGAGATGACTACTTCTTTAGCTGCGTCGGGTAGTTTACCGACGACAACTGAACAATTAGGTTTAATTACCCCTGCTTTTTCTCGTGCAATGTCAGCTATAGTAGGACCAAGACGTTGCCAATGTTCTTTACTCAAAGAAGTAATCACGCTGACCAAAGATGATTCTTTGACGTTGGTAGCATCAAGTCTTCCCCCTAAACCTACCTCAATTACGGCTAAGTCTACCTGCGATCGGGCAAAATAGAGCCAGGCTGCTGCGGTAATCACCTCAAATTGAGTCGGGCTTTCGGCATGAAGATCGATAGCCAATTGAATATCCTGTAATATTTCGGCTAAATTAGCACTAGATATAGCCTGTCTATTGAGACTAATGCGCTCTGTCCAATCAACCAAATGAGGGGAAGTATAGCGCCCGACTCGATAACCAGCCTCGGTTAAGATCGAAGCTAAATAAGCGCAAACCGATCCTTTACCGTTAGTTCCAGCAACGTGAATAATCGGAACCTGATTTTGAGGATTGCCCAAATCTGCCAACAGTTTTTCAATTCTCTTCAAGCCCAGGTTAACCCCGAAACGTTGAAAAGGTTTTAGAAGAGAATTAATCTTGTCTTCTTGAAATGTCATGTTGACAGCTTTGCCAAATTACTGATGAATAACACAATCATAATCGAAAGTAGGGCATCAACTTTAAGTTATCCTTAAATTTTTGCCAAAGTAATCAGAGATTTGTAGTCAGAGATTACTCCGCCGTCCTAAAGGATTAGAAGTTCGCGTCACGCGAAGCTAGTCCTAAAGGATAAGCTTCGCAAATGCTAAAGCATACCGCTCCGCGACGCGAAGCTAGTCCTTTAGGGCATATCCTTTAGGGCATATAAAACGACGGAGCCTGCTCTGACCGTTGGTCAATATCATCGAGCCAAAGTCATAAAAGATTTGGTAGTGGAGTGATACGCTTTAGACCTTGGTATAGAAAACTTCTCGCAGAGTATGCAGATGATTAATCTGCTTACCAACCACTTCTCGCGCTCTTTGATTCTTTATCTCTCTAGCTAATGCGCGATAACTGGTATAACTATACATAAATTGTGCGACTCGTTTAGTGCGAAAGTACTATTTTTAGTACATAACCACTAGCATGGTACGACCAAGTGTTAAGTTTTTAACAATTTTTAACAGGTCAACTGAACCATGACAACTAAATATTCCGTAT
This sequence is a window from Coleofasciculaceae cyanobacterium. Protein-coding genes within it:
- a CDS encoding class I SAM-dependent DNA methyltransferase, which translates into the protein MAIATLVKSIQDIMRKDVGVDGDAQRISQLVWLLFLKIFDDKEQEWQFMVTGYKSPLEESLRWSNWAKNPEGITGDELIDFVNNRLFPTLKGLATAAGVSNQGKVIGSVFEDAYNYMKSGTLLRQVINTIETDVDFNSSSDRHLFNDIYEKILADLQSAGNAGEYYTPRAVTQFMVDILNPKLGESILDPACGTGGFLTCAIEHLRKQVSNADDENLLQATIHGVEKKPLPHMLAMTNMMLHGIDVPTNIRHDNTLSRPLRDYSPAERVDIIVTNPPFGGMEEDGIENNFPKKYQTRETADLFMGLIMHLLKKNGGRGAVVLPDGFLFGEGVKTNLKKELLENFNLHTIVRLPKGVFSPYTSISTNILFFEKGNKTESIWFFEHPYPEGYKSYSRSKPLTIQEFDREKAWWNKRQVNEYAWQVSTQEIVARNYNLDCKNPHEVEIDRGDPMELMAEFLEISQQVEIQDSLKAELMEALE
- a CDS encoding nucleotidyltransferase family protein, translated to MKSLEEITQLLQVNQKYLRERFRVSQMQVFGSYARGEQTINSDVDILIRYDRPPTLWMLGELRDYLTEVLGVRVDIVTEKGLKPRIRERVLAEAVKV
- a CDS encoding folylpolyglutamate synthase/dihydrofolate synthase family protein; translated protein: MTFQEDKINSLLKPFQRFGVNLGLKRIEKLLADLGNPQNQVPIIHVAGTNGKGSVCAYLASILTEAGYRVGRYTSPHLVDWTERISLNRQAISSANLAEILQDIQLAIDLHAESPTQFEVITAAAWLYFARSQVDLAVIEVGLGGRLDATNVKESSLVSVITSLSKEHWQRLGPTIADIAREKAGVIKPNCSVVVGKLPDAAKEVVISKAQELNAPITSIEPAQEISLAAPNNTRWAKYQDLKYPLPLLGQVQLSNSAIAIATIKILQQQGWIIPELAIQTGMNKTRWWGRLQWTTWKNQPLLIDGAHNPAAAIALRQYLDTIDRPVTWIMGMLSTKDHQDIFEVLLKPQDELHLVPVPDHSSAEPKDLAILATQVCPSLNNCQTHQNVINALDEVIESSKNSDAEKLIVLCGSLYLIGYLFQQTNISQANLMN
- a CDS encoding DUF86 domain-containing protein; this translates as MTKRDLIDFLEDILEAIAEINSFVKGVGFEEFANNREKTLAVVKLLEIIGEAPKKIPSDLREKYPDIPWRAVAGMRDLLVHEYWQVDTEVVWQTVNESLPLLARVIAEMIQDNR
- a CDS encoding restriction endonuclease subunit S, which gives rise to MKTVELLDKYFETAFAAPDGIKRLRELILTLAMQGKLVPQNPQDRPASELLKEIEAEKKRLIKEGKIKKSKPLPEITPDEIPYDLPDSWEWVRLGNLIELISGQHLTPNEYNENRIGFPYYTGPSDFGIKNPVTTRWTTIDRAIAIQGDILLGVKGSVGKINLFLEKKAAIGRQLMALRSIKIDRNFLMYFLEGKFEELKNLSVGIAIPGIGRQDVLTRYFPLPPLEEQHRIVEKIDRLME